A portion of the Salmo trutta chromosome 1, fSalTru1.1, whole genome shotgun sequence genome contains these proteins:
- the LOC115200458 gene encoding CD9 antigen, producing the protein MALDGCGQLCKCILILFNILFALVGFAMLGLGLWLRLSSQTRGFFNVDLNTQPFVIGVSVLIVLGAVILLVAVFGDYGACNENRTALGVFSCLLAILAGVEIGAGVLAYVRSDKVGQQLAEFYMTVYAQYVDKQDPSLTVTLSMFHNVLHCCGLIGALDLLVRKTCPDTSFLETLRLPACPTVIVNLFESKAPLVMGLFLGTAAMLIFALVCSTLLSKEIQRSQSSPPPYILLSSSTVLSHPNPNQDPVFTPLPVIPVADAL; encoded by the exons ATGGCACTGGACGGATGTGGCCAGCTGTGCAAGTGTATCCTCATCCTTTTCAACATCCTTTTTGCT CTGGTGGGTTTTGCAATGTTGGGGTTGGGCTTGTGGCTGAGGTTAAGCTCTCAGACCAGAGGATTTTTCAACGTAGACCTCAACACACAACCGTTTGTCATCG GTGTGTCAGTGTTGATTGTTTTAGGAGCAGTGATATTGCTCGTGGCTGTTTTCGGAGACTATGGAGCATGCAATGAGAATAGGACTGCATTGGGAGTG TTTTCCTGCCTGCTGGCTATCCTGGCCGGAGTAGAGATTGGAGCTGGTGTGCTCGCCTACGTGAGAAGCGATAAG GTGGGACAGCAGCTGGCAGAATTCTATATGACTGTGTACGCTCAGTATGTGGACAAACAAGACCCTAGCTTGACTGTTACCCTGTCCATGTTCCACAATGTG tTGCACTGCTGTGGACTCATTGGTGCCTTGGACCTCTTGGTCAGAAAAACATGTCCTGATACCAGCTTTTTGGAGACCCTCAGACTCCCT GCCTGCCCCACAGTGATTGTCAACCTCTTTGAGTCCAAAGCGCCTCTGGTGATGGGCCTCTTCCTTGGGACTGCTGCTATGCTG ATCTTTGCCCTGGTGTGCAGCACCCTCCTCAGCAAAGAGATCCAGCgctcccagtcctctcctcccccctacatcctcctctcctcctctacggTCCTCtcccaccctaaccctaaccaggaCCCTGTTTTCACCCCGCTCCCCGTCATACCTGTGGCTGATGCACTGTAA